The window AAAAGCGTTTTACGACAATCTTTCCCAATTAAAGAATATGGAAAAAGTAACTTTAGAACAGGCGAGCAAAATGATTCAAGAAAATGACGGGGAAGCGTTAAAAGCGCTGGAAACATTCGGACATTATCTAGGAATCGGTTTAACCAATATTATCAATGCCTTTAATCCGGAAGCGGTTGTTTTAAGAAGCAATTTAATCGAAGCGAATCCTATTGTGTTAAATTCTATACAAAGTACGATTTCCTCCAGAATTTCTAGATATGTTCATCAAAGTCATCAGATTTATATTTCCCAGTTAAATCGAAATGCTACCGCTTTGGGAGCAGCCTCTTTTATGATTCATCAATTTCTTATGGATTCAGAGACTTTTCATACCAATGAATGAATAGGGGAGAATCGGGATATGAACAGTGTATCTAAAAACGATGTCAAACAAACCAGTTTTAATGGAATGTACGCTTATGAATTAAATTGTTATCCATATCAAGCGGTTATTCTTCCGAAGTTTGGAGCAAACCTGATTGCGTTTCGAAATGTAGAAAAGGATTATGACTTTATTCGCGAACCGTCCATTCATGAAATGGAAGATTTTCAACAAAAGCCTTTTTTATATGGCATTCCAGTATTGTTTCCACCTAATCGTTTAGAAGACGGTACTTTTACCTTTTCGGGTAAAGTGTATCATTTTCCTATTAATGAAAAGTCAAAGAATAATCATTTACACGGTTTTTTTCACAGTGCTGTCTGGGAAGTATTTAAACATGGATCTACAGATCGAGAATGTTTTATAGAATTAGTACAAAGTATAGACGAGCAATCCGAAGTTTTTCGTTATTTCCCGCATCGCTTTAAAGTGCATCTGCGATATACTCTGTCGAAAGAAGGACTAAATCAACAAGTAAAAATCATTAATAAAGGTTCAGAATCCATGCCTTTAATGATTGGTTTCCACACATCCATTAAGGCGCCTTTTTCAAAAAACAGCACGGCAGAAGATTATACGTTGCAATTGACCATACAAGATCGAGTAGAATTGAATGAACGGTCATTACCAACCGGAAATCTATTGCCTTTGAATAAAGAAGAGAAAAAAATCGCAACAGAAGGTTTTTCTCCGTACTATCAACCACTCGATCATCATTATGTGGCCCAAGATGGAAAAAATCGAATGGTGTTAACGGATCAACGCGAAAAAATCTCTCTTATATATGAGACAAGTTCAGAATTTCGCTTTTGGATGCTGTTTAATCAAGATGCAAAAAGTGGATTTTTTTGCCCGGAACCACAAACAAATATGGTGAACGCACCTAATATCGCACTTCCATTTGAACAAACCGGAATGATTGAATTATCAGGAGGATCAGAGTGGTCCGCTCAATCTCGCCTTTATACGGAACCGTTGTAATATCTCATATCACGCTCGTATAGACAAAATGTATCTATACATGCCATCTACTGGGTAAAATATGGCTTTAGATCCAATCCAGTGGATTGGATGATCGTCCATTTGGCCAATAAATGGAACCATTCAGCAAAAATAAGGTATAGGACAATAAAGTCCTATACCTTCAAATCCATCACTATTGAATTCGCGAACTGTTTATAAAAACAACCTTTTATTTCGATACTAAAGTAGAATCATCTTAATGAAAAACGAAAGTGATTATATACATGCTTGGCCATACTAAAGAGACCATTTTTCGTATTCATTAAGCGATGAAAGAAAAGGATCAAGAATTTTCCATTCACGAGTTATGTTGAGGAATTTTTCCAAAACGTGAAAAGCTCCTAATAGAAGAGCAAAAGCTTTATTTATACCATTTGTCCAGAGATATTGTTATCCATTATATCGCCTCTCCGAAAAACAACTCTTCCTCTCAGAATGGTATATGTTACCTTACCTCTGAATTTTTTCCCAATATATGGACTCTGCGGGTGCCGATACAAAAGATCGGATTTTTTTAGGACAAAAGAAGATCGCAAATCGACCAATGTCAGGTCAGCATCACTTCCAACGGCAATTGTCCCTTTCCGAGGATACAGACCAAACCGTTTTGCAGGATTGGTCGCCGTAACTCGTACAATGACTTCCAAGGGGATTCCTCGCCGCCAATACCCCTCCTCAAGCAAAACATTTAAGGTTGTCTGCGCCCCCGATATACCTCCCCATAAACGAAAAAAATCACTGTTAGGCGAAGCGATTTTCATCTTAAGGGGAGAAGGAGAATGATCTGAACCAATCATATCAATCTTACCAGACTTCAAAGCCTCCCACAGCGATTCCACATCCTCCCGTTCTCTTAGAGGTGGGGCACATTTCGCGATGCCGCCGAGTCGTTCGAGATCTTCAATGGTAAGAGTCAGATAATGGGGGCAAGTTTCAACCGTGATATCAATCCCTTTTTCTTTCGCTTCACTAACATACTTGATCACTTTCCCGCTGCTTACGTGTACGATATGCAATTTGCATCCCGTCAATTGTGCATAAGCTGCTGCCCGGTTTACTGCTTCGATTTCCGATATAACGGGACGGGAAGACACATAATCTCGCGCGGTCAAGTTCCCTTGTGATTGATGCCAATTGGCAAGTTGCTTCGTCGTGACGTCGTTTTCGGCATGAAGAGCCAGTATGGAACCCAGCTCAGCTATTTTTTTCATTCCTTTCAATAAAGTACTATCATCTACGGGTAGAAACTCATCAATGCCACTATCTGACATAAAACCTTTGAATCCGATAACACCCAAATCTTTGAGAGGTTCCAAGGAATCAAGATTTCCCGGAACCAGTCCTCCCCAAAGACCAAAATCAAGAATCGATTTTTGCATGGCGGCTTCTTTTTTCACTTCAAATCCGTATGTCGATGTAGTCGGTGGACTGCTGTTAAGAGGCATATCAAAAAAAGTCGTTACTCCCCCTGCAGCCAAACTCCGAGATCCAGTGTAGAAACCTTCCCATTCCGTCCGGCCAGGTTCATTAAGGTGGACATGAGTATCAATCAAACCAGGCAAAATATGCAGACCGAAAGCATTAATCTCGAGCTTCGCTTTTCTCTCTGACGGTATCGATCCTATTTGAACGATTTTTTGCTCGTACACGGCGATGTCCCCTTGAAATATTCCATCTTCGGTAACCATCTGCCCGTTGCGTATAATAAGATCGTAACCATTTTCTTTCACGCCTATCCCCCCCTTTTTTTACACGATTAAGACAAAGATTGAGCTTTGTTCTCTGATATTGGTTGATTGTGCTGCATGAAAACACCGTAAGCAACGGCAGATAGCACAGCACCAATAAACCATGAAAAGGGAGCAAAAAAAGAAAGCATTGGAACTAGCGCGGCAATTGCAGCGAAAGTAGAACCGATCATAAAAGCGGATAACGCCCGCAAGTTAAAGCCATTATTGTACCAATAAGGGGAAGCGGCACCCTCCTTGTAGAGAGAATGAACATCCACTTTTTGCTTCTTTATTAAGTAATAATCCATAAGCATAACTCCGAAAATGGAACCGAGGAAAGCTCCAAGCCCTCCCAAAAAATAGTTGACAGCCACAGGGCTCCCATAAACTTTCCAGGGCATCACTAGAACGGACAAAATGGCGGTCATAATCGTTCCCTTCTTGAAATTTATATGTTTTGGTGCTACATTGGCAAAATCATAGGCAGGAGATACAAGGTTCGCGATAATATTGATGGCTAGCGTAGCAACTATAAAAACAATAGCCGCAATAAAATTGACCACACTATTGCCAATCTTTTGTACGATCAAAACAGGATCGACTATCGCTTTACCAAAAACGGTTATGGTACCAGCCGTGATCACTACAGCGGCCAAAGAAAATGCTGTCAAGTTGACAGGTATACCGTAGAAATTTCCGCGTTTTGTTACTTTCGTTGACATTGAAAAACGTGTAAAATCACAGGCATTTAACATCAGTGTTGAGAAATACGCTACTACTAGTGCGATGGCTGCAAAAAATGAATGAATTTGTTTGCCTCTAGACACTTCAACAAAATGGTCCATTATGTTGATATTTCCATTCGCTTTCTTAACGATCCAAATGAGCAAGAACAGCATCATCACATATACGGCAGTACCCGCAAAATTATCAAATTTGCGAATCTTCTCCATTCCATATACCGCAATGAGCAGCTGCAAAACCCAGAGAATCAGGAAGCCGATCCATCCCAATAAAGAAAGTCCTAGAAAAGATGTATCATTTAAGGTAACCAGACTGGGCATAAGTAGCAACATTACACCTACCACGGCATTCGAGGCAAGGTATGTTTGTATACCATACCAAAAAACAGCAATCGTTCCCCGTATAAGTGCAGGTATATTAGCTCCGAACACACCGAATGAAATACGCGCCATCACCGGGAACGGCAAACCCATTTTCGTTCCAGGGACAGAAAGGAGATTGACAAAATAATTTACAAGCAAAGCTCCCAGAATAATCGCTATGAAAACTTGCCAACCCGACAAACCAAGAAAGAACAATCCAGCTGCAAATGTATAGCCGCCAATGCTATGTACATCAGACATCCACATGGATAACAAGCTGAAAAAACCCCATTTTCGCTCCTTTGGAGGAGTCAAATCCTCGTTATGGAGTCGCTCACTGTAGTCAGCAATAGTTTCGTTAAATAATTCCTCCTGCCCATTGTCCATTTTATGGTACATTGATAACTCCCCTCCCCCTTTGACGGTTCTGAACTATGATTCACCAGATTTGGCCACATCATGTTGCTCATCATTCCTGTATAACTGAACTCTCCTTTTTGTTTCAAACACCAAATCGGTAAGAAAGATCGTTGAAAAACGGATGATAAAAACAAGGTTGGACTCCTTTCTTTCAAGAAGATTTTAAACCCTTCTTGCCAGGCGAGTCTTTCTGCAACGACCACCTACTCATGCTGCTATGAGATCCTCTTTTGTTGTTTAAAACGCAAAGAAATTGTTATTTGTCTGTCCGAAGCAAATCATATAGAGTAAGTGCCACAATTTTTGTTGCTTTGATCAAATCTTCAATCCGGACATGTTCATCTGCCCGATGTCCGTTGGCTTCCAATAATGTTCGAGGACCCGCTCCAAACAGGACAACAGGAATTCCTGCTTCTGCAAAATGTCGGGCATCTGTGTATAACGGAATTCCGTGAATCACCGGTTCACTGTCCAAAATTTCTTTACAGTTTGCCATAAGCGTCTGGATGAACGGAGATTCTATCGGTGTTGGCTTAAAGCTTTTTGCCAGCAGTATGCGCTCAAACTCCGCCCAGGTTCCTTCATAGCGATTAACCACCTGTTCTACCAATTCACGAATCTCCATTTCTACCTGTTCTCCATCTTCCTCTGGGATCAACCGGCGATCTATACGAATGGTACATTGATCCGGTACTACGTTCGTATTGATTCCTCCTGAAATCAATCCAACTACTAACGTGGGCGACTCAATCCCAGGAATACTGGAACGCTTTTGATCCAATGTCCGGCGATAATCGTATAGCGCTTGTAGTACACCGCTCATCGCTTCGATGGCATCATGTCCTGAATGCGGTGCAGCCGCATGTGCCGATTTGCCTTTAATTCGGATTTCAAGATGCAGACATCCGCTATGCGAGTTTACAATCGAATGTGTAAATCCAGCTGATATTGCCATATCCGGCTGAATATACCCCTTTTCGATCATCCACTTTGGCCCCATTTCTCCGCCTATCTCCTCATCGAAATTAAACGCCAAGGTCGCTTTACCCGACAACTTCACCGCCACTTGTCGAATAGCCATAACCGCGAAAGTATATGAGGCGATATCCGATTTGGACACGGCGGCCCCACGACCATACAGCTTCCCGTCCACTATTTGTCCGCCATATGGATCATATGTCCAGCCAAGTCCTGGTGCCACCACATCTCCATGAGCATTAAGAACTATTTCAGGCCCTTTTCCGATCCCGAAGATCGTTTTGGCGACAACGTTTGCCACTCGAACCATCCCTTTTTCCCTGACTTCTTCCGGCTCTACTTCCAACAGCGCAACATCCTCAAATTGAAAATCATGCAGCCGTTTACGGATGTGTTCTGCGATCGCATAACAATCGCCAGGCGGATTGTCCGACGGTACAGCAACCAGTTCCCGTAGAAAATGGATGAGGTTGTGCTTTTCAGATTCAATCCATTGCAAAATTTCCAACTTCTCTCGACCATTGATCGTTGCCACGGATGATTCTCCTTTCTAATCTTAAATTTTTATGATGTCAACTTCAGAGAAACGTCCAGCAGTACGGAAGTTCCGATTTTAATGTCTTCGGGTGATACAAATTCGTCAGGATGATGACTCAGACCGTTTTTGCATCTGACAAAAATCATGCCGATGTCCGTTATAGAAGCCATTGCCATCGCATCATGTCCCGCTCCACTGACAAGTTGAACAGACTTCATTTTATATTCCTTGAGAACGGAAGAAATCACATCGATAAAACGACTTGAACATATCACGGCAGGAGATTCCATGACTTTTGTAAACTCGCAAATTAATCCCCGGCGTTTGGCAATGTGCTCGCATTCCTCAAAAATTCGATTCAGTGCGGTCATTCTGGTTCCATCGTCAACTGACCGGACATCCAGTGTTCCTTCCACCAATCCTGGAATCACATTGCTGGCCCCCGGAAATATAGCTATTTTTCCTACAGTAGCTACCAGACTTTCATATTGGAGTGCGAGCCGTTCAATCGTCTGGATCATTTCGGCTGTTCCAACAAGCGCGTCTTTTCTAAGCGACAACGGGACAGTTCCTGCATGTCCTGTCAATCCTTCTACCCGGAATTTATATCGAGACTGTCCTGCAATTCCGGATACGACCCCACAAGGTTGGTTCATTTGCTCAAGAATTGGACCTTGTTCAATATGCAATTCAAGATAACCGAGGATTGTTTTCGGATTACGGGCAACCGTATTGTATTGCAAGGGATCTAGGCCAAACTCTTTCATAGCTTCTGCCAAGGTGGTCCCATTTCCATCTTTTGCAAACAGTTCTTCTTCACGCAGATTACCCGCCATTGCCCGGCTGCCAAGCAGAGTTGTATGAAATCTAGCACCTTCTTCATCACAAAAGCCGATCACTTCCATCGGATTATTCGGTCTCATTCCGTTTTCATATAGTGTTTGGACCACTTCAATTCCTGCGATTACACCAAGTACCCCGTCATATTTACCGGCTTCAATGATAGAGTCGAGGTGCGACCCAATGAGCAGTGCCGGCGCATCAGGCCATTTGCCTTCATAACGACCGATGATATTGTTAAGACCATCCCTGCGAACGGTCATGCCCGCATCTCGCATCCATTGCGCTACCAACTCATGAGCCATTTCGTTTTCCTTTGAAAAGGAAAAGCGGGTCACCCCTTTTTTTGTTACACTACATTTCGCCAGTTCTTCAATTCGCCATACAATTCGTTCTGTATTTATTTTTTGATAAAGCGCATGCATCCCCTCTCGCCTCTTTCTTTTTAAAATGAATGTTAAAAAATATAACATATTATGTTATATAATTTGATTTTATCTTGATATCTCTCCATATTCATTGGTAAAATTGCTATAAATTTCATGAATTTTTGTACAATTCGACTAAAAGGAGTGAGGAGGTTTGAAGATATCCGATATTTTACAAATACCTGTTTTTCATAACGCCAGATTAATTGCGGGGCATAAAGGAAAAGAAAGAGAAGTGTACAGCGTCAATATGATGGATGCTCCCGATATCATCCATTACTTAAAACCGAATGAATTACTGGTAACGACAGCCTATCATCTTAAAGACAACCCACACGACTTACTTGAGTTAATCAAAAGTATGTTGGAACAACAATGTGCAGGACTTGCGATTAAAACCAAACGGTTCTTAGAAGAAATTCCGGAAAACGCTCTTGCCTACGCCAATGACATCGGATTTCCCATCATAGAACTTCCAATGGACATTTCGTTAGGAGAAGTTGTCAACCAATCATTAAGTTATATCCTTGATAAACGAACAAATGAATTGCTCTTAGCTATTGAAGCGCATCAAAAATTCACCAACCATATCATGAGCGGTAAAGGCCTAACATCGTTGCTAAGAAGCTTGTCTTCCATGACTAAATATCCAATTCTATTACTGAATAAATATTTTCGCAACATCGGTTCTTCCCATCCGTTTAACAAGATTTCTTATGAACTTGGGAAACTATACACAAATGGCTTCCGTTTTTTCTTGCCAAACGCTACTTATTCTTGTTTTTCCACTCTATCGAAGCGAGAAGTGATTTCTGTATTTCCGATCTTCAATCATGAGGAAAACAGCGGTTGCTTAGCTGTCATTGGCATGGTTCCTTTTTCTAACCCGTCAATGATATTAACCATTGAGCAAGCAGCCAATGTGATTTCCTTTGAATTAATGAAAGAAAATGCATTAAAGCAATATACAAAAAAAGTGCTCAATGAATTTTTTATTAATTTTACAGAAGGAGCCTTTCAATCCCAGGAAGAAGTGATCATTAAGGCAAATGAATTTCAGATTATCAATGACCAATCCTATATATGTGCAGTTGGGAAATTGGATGAGAGCAGAACGAAGTTAAGTTTTACAGAATCTCGCAAAGAAATGGATGCTATTTTTGATTTTATAGAAGAAGAGAGTCACCTCTTTTCTAAGTCCGTTCATCATTTTGAAAAAGGGAATAATTGTGTTTTGCTATTTCCTATCACAGAATCTTGGACAGAGCTCCATACGATCATCCTCCCTTTTTTGGAAGAGCTGCAGAGAAAAATTAAAAATCGGTATCATCAGGCTGTTTCTTTCGGGCTGAGCAGCTTATGCCAAAAATTTTTGGATGTCCAAAAGGGATTTAAGGAAGCTTTGGAGGCGTTGCAGACTGGCCGGCTATCTGGAAAACGTCAGTTTATTCAAATCTATCGAAGAAAAGATATTTCTGAACTTTTACAAATGATCCCCACGCAAGATTTAAAAGATTTTTACGACGAAACATTACAAAAATTATCCGATCAATCTACTCATGAAAACCAAATTTTATTGCATACATTATTTGTTTTTTTAGAAAGCCATTGTCGCATTTCGGAAACAGCGAAAAAGCTATATGTTCACCGAAATACAGTCATTTATCGTTTGGAAAATTGCAAAGAGCTGATTGGAAAAAGCTTAAAAGACCCTGATACTACTTTCCGCCTTCGATTAGCGTTTCGAATCAAAAATTTGCTTCATTTATAAGAAAAGTCTTTCTCATTATTGTTAGATTTTATAACATTGACACTCACCTGCTCTGCTTCATTTTATAATGAATCTTTTGTTTTTTATACAATTTGTCGACTTATCTAAAAATAAATTGTTCACATTAACCAATGACATCTATGCCCTCTCGCCTTATTATGTTAAATAAAATAACATTCAATGTTGTTTTATTTATAAAGAAGGGGGAGGGGTATCATTGAAGAAAAATTATGGAATGGCTAGAATTGTTTCTCTCGGTTTGCAGCATGTATTAGTTATGTATGCCGGAGCCATTTTAGTTCCTCTAATCGTTGGTGGAGCATTACATCTATCGTCGAACGAGCTGGCATACTTAGTATCGATTGATTTGCTGACCTGTGGAATCGCAACGTTGCTTCAATCCTGGAAAAACAGGTTTTTCGGGATCGGATTGCCTGTTGTATTAGGTACATCCTTTGTTGCTGTGACGCCGATAATCGGAATCGGAACACAGTATGGAATGGGGGCTATCTATGGATCCATCATTACAGCAGGAATCTTTATTCTCATTTTTTCACCGTTCTTTGGAAAATTGGCAAAGCTTTTTCCTCCTGTTGTGACAGGCTCCGTTGTTACGATTATTGGCGTATCCCTTGTACCTGCCGGCATTAAAAACATGGCAGGCGGTGAAGGGAATCCTCATTTTGGAGATCCAGAAAACTTACTCCTCTCTTTTGGAGTGTTCATTTTCATTTTGCTTATTAATCGATTTTTTCACGGATTCATTCGAACAATATCTGTTCTTCTTGGGATCATCGCCGGAACCATTGTTGCTGCTTTCATGGGAAAAGTAGATTTCACAAACGTTGCTCAAGCATCATGGTTCCATATGCCTGAACTTTTTTATTTTGGTGCGCCTTCTTTC of the Bacillus smithii genome contains:
- a CDS encoding aldose 1-epimerase — its product is MNSVSKNDVKQTSFNGMYAYELNCYPYQAVILPKFGANLIAFRNVEKDYDFIREPSIHEMEDFQQKPFLYGIPVLFPPNRLEDGTFTFSGKVYHFPINEKSKNNHLHGFFHSAVWEVFKHGSTDRECFIELVQSIDEQSEVFRYFPHRFKVHLRYTLSKEGLNQQVKIINKGSESMPLMIGFHTSIKAPFSKNSTAEDYTLQLTIQDRVELNERSLPTGNLLPLNKEEKKIATEGFSPYYQPLDHHYVAQDGKNRMVLTDQREKISLIYETSSEFRFWMLFNQDAKSGFFCPEPQTNMVNAPNIALPFEQTGMIELSGGSEWSAQSRLYTEPL
- a CDS encoding allantoinase, translating into MKENGYDLIIRNGQMVTEDGIFQGDIAVYEQKIVQIGSIPSERKAKLEINAFGLHILPGLIDTHVHLNEPGRTEWEGFYTGSRSLAAGGVTTFFDMPLNSSPPTTSTYGFEVKKEAAMQKSILDFGLWGGLVPGNLDSLEPLKDLGVIGFKGFMSDSGIDEFLPVDDSTLLKGMKKIAELGSILALHAENDVTTKQLANWHQSQGNLTARDYVSSRPVISEIEAVNRAAAYAQLTGCKLHIVHVSSGKVIKYVSEAKEKGIDITVETCPHYLTLTIEDLERLGGIAKCAPPLREREDVESLWEALKSGKIDMIGSDHSPSPLKMKIASPNSDFFRLWGGISGAQTTLNVLLEEGYWRRGIPLEVIVRVTATNPAKRFGLYPRKGTIAVGSDADLTLVDLRSSFVLKKSDLLYRHPQSPYIGKKFRGKVTYTILRGRVVFRRGDIMDNNISGQMV
- a CDS encoding NCS1 family nucleobase:cation symporter-1; this translates as MYHKMDNGQEELFNETIADYSERLHNEDLTPPKERKWGFFSLLSMWMSDVHSIGGYTFAAGLFFLGLSGWQVFIAIILGALLVNYFVNLLSVPGTKMGLPFPVMARISFGVFGANIPALIRGTIAVFWYGIQTYLASNAVVGVMLLLMPSLVTLNDTSFLGLSLLGWIGFLILWVLQLLIAVYGMEKIRKFDNFAGTAVYVMMLFLLIWIVKKANGNINIMDHFVEVSRGKQIHSFFAAIALVVAYFSTLMLNACDFTRFSMSTKVTKRGNFYGIPVNLTAFSLAAVVITAGTITVFGKAIVDPVLIVQKIGNSVVNFIAAIVFIVATLAINIIANLVSPAYDFANVAPKHINFKKGTIMTAILSVLVMPWKVYGSPVAVNYFLGGLGAFLGSIFGVMLMDYYLIKKQKVDVHSLYKEGAASPYWYNNGFNLRALSAFMIGSTFAAIAALVPMLSFFAPFSWFIGAVLSAVAYGVFMQHNQPISENKAQSLS
- a CDS encoding ArgE/DapE family deacylase, which gives rise to MATINGREKLEILQWIESEKHNLIHFLRELVAVPSDNPPGDCYAIAEHIRKRLHDFQFEDVALLEVEPEEVREKGMVRVANVVAKTIFGIGKGPEIVLNAHGDVVAPGLGWTYDPYGGQIVDGKLYGRGAAVSKSDIASYTFAVMAIRQVAVKLSGKATLAFNFDEEIGGEMGPKWMIEKGYIQPDMAISAGFTHSIVNSHSGCLHLEIRIKGKSAHAAAPHSGHDAIEAMSGVLQALYDYRRTLDQKRSSIPGIESPTLVVGLISGGINTNVVPDQCTIRIDRRLIPEEDGEQVEMEIRELVEQVVNRYEGTWAEFERILLAKSFKPTPIESPFIQTLMANCKEILDSEPVIHGIPLYTDARHFAEAGIPVVLFGAGPRTLLEANGHRADEHVRIEDLIKATKIVALTLYDLLRTDK
- a CDS encoding allantoate amidohydrolase; amino-acid sequence: MHALYQKINTERIVWRIEELAKCSVTKKGVTRFSFSKENEMAHELVAQWMRDAGMTVRRDGLNNIIGRYEGKWPDAPALLIGSHLDSIIEAGKYDGVLGVIAGIEVVQTLYENGMRPNNPMEVIGFCDEEGARFHTTLLGSRAMAGNLREEELFAKDGNGTTLAEAMKEFGLDPLQYNTVARNPKTILGYLELHIEQGPILEQMNQPCGVVSGIAGQSRYKFRVEGLTGHAGTVPLSLRKDALVGTAEMIQTIERLALQYESLVATVGKIAIFPGASNVIPGLVEGTLDVRSVDDGTRMTALNRIFEECEHIAKRRGLICEFTKVMESPAVICSSRFIDVISSVLKEYKMKSVQLVSGAGHDAMAMASITDIGMIFVRCKNGLSHHPDEFVSPEDIKIGTSVLLDVSLKLTS
- a CDS encoding PucR family transcriptional regulator, with the translated sequence MKISDILQIPVFHNARLIAGHKGKEREVYSVNMMDAPDIIHYLKPNELLVTTAYHLKDNPHDLLELIKSMLEQQCAGLAIKTKRFLEEIPENALAYANDIGFPIIELPMDISLGEVVNQSLSYILDKRTNELLLAIEAHQKFTNHIMSGKGLTSLLRSLSSMTKYPILLLNKYFRNIGSSHPFNKISYELGKLYTNGFRFFLPNATYSCFSTLSKREVISVFPIFNHEENSGCLAVIGMVPFSNPSMILTIEQAANVISFELMKENALKQYTKKVLNEFFINFTEGAFQSQEEVIIKANEFQIINDQSYICAVGKLDESRTKLSFTESRKEMDAIFDFIEEESHLFSKSVHHFEKGNNCVLLFPITESWTELHTIILPFLEELQRKIKNRYHQAVSFGLSSLCQKFLDVQKGFKEALEALQTGRLSGKRQFIQIYRRKDISELLQMIPTQDLKDFYDETLQKLSDQSTHENQILLHTLFVFLESHCRISETAKKLYVHRNTVIYRLENCKELIGKSLKDPDTTFRLRLAFRIKNLLHL
- a CDS encoding nucleobase:cation symporter-2 family protein, translated to MARIVSLGLQHVLVMYAGAILVPLIVGGALHLSSNELAYLVSIDLLTCGIATLLQSWKNRFFGIGLPVVLGTSFVAVTPIIGIGTQYGMGAIYGSIITAGIFILIFSPFFGKLAKLFPPVVTGSVVTIIGVSLVPAGIKNMAGGEGNPHFGDPENLLLSFGVFIFILLINRFFHGFIRTISVLLGIIAGTIVAAFMGKVDFTNVAQASWFHMPELFYFGAPSFEWGPMITMTLVGIVIIIESTGSFFALSKICEQNMNEQDLVLGYRAEGLSFILGGLFNAFPYSTFAQNVGLVQLTNIKTRNVTIAAASLLVLLGFIPKIAAFTTIIPTPVLGGAMIVMFGMVVSSGIKMLSSVDFGQQSNLLTVACSVALGLGATVVPDLFSKLPQFMRILVGDGIVTGSLTAIILNLFFNLSSKKKPTVSSTLETTIES